The Bradysia coprophila strain Holo2 chromosome X unlocalized genomic scaffold, BU_Bcop_v1 contig_20, whole genome shotgun sequence region aaataacaaatttcgaagtttaaaaatttgacaatttcttCGACTTTAAAGCTTCCTTGAAAGTCAATAACGAGCGACTGAAAGCTTTCTGACTTGGTGGAAATTGAAGACAATTGACGACAATTTAggatttttgaacatttataGATAATGACTTTTAGGCTGAAAAAGCAAATTTCGGATCGAAATGTTTCGGAGAAAGAGATGGGTAAAGCTTTCAATATCTCTATATAACAACTCATTCGAACAACTctacgaaataaataaaatttgaatgaagcTCTGAAAACCAAGCCAATGAAAGAGAAATCATCTGTGTTTCTACACAACGATGCTAAAGGACCTAACACTTCCTACAAAATCGAATATCGATGacaaaatgaattgaacgaaagaaaaaaaattaaaaaaattaaagatttgtAAGTTACACAAAATATCACAGCATTATGTCGAATCGAATTTGTAGATCGAAATCCGATGCGAAAAGCATAAAAAAGCATCCAAAACAAAACTATGTGGTGCCGGgtcaatattttttggaaaatcgatttcttGAATCTACCAAAATTGATTCTTGAACGTCCTGAAAGTCTGACGAGATTTAGTGTTTCGCAATCTCGCTCTGATTGATCAATTCAAGAAATGGGCAGTAAATTCAAGGAAAAGATTTCCCGAAAAATGGACCCCGATGTTTGTGTGTTTCAAGGATTGATATAGTTGGTACGAGGTGCGTATTTGTATTCGTTTTTCTTTGATCAATCGATTTTTGTACGCTTGTTTTGTCATCCGCGTTCGTTcgtttcaattaataaaaaggACCGACAAGCGTGTTCATCGCTCTATACCTCTCTACAACACAGGTAACGGTAAATTGCTTATTCCATTGTTTCTTCTCATTGCTTTTACAAAACGATTAAATACTGCGGACAGCGATGCGTAAGTAACACCATCGTCAGCGATAACAGTAAATGTAATTGAAGCGTTGGCAGTGCAAGCGGTATTGTCGTTAATAGTGTTGATAACAGACTCTTGTTGCCAGCATCACTTTTACAAGAAACTTGACGCTCTCTGTTTGGTGCACACGACACACAATCGTCATTGAAATTCGAATTGCCGTAGCATTGAGCGGATGCGTTGAACagatttttacgaatttttgtgatattttgtTCGTCAACATCGAAATCATCGATCAATAGATTTGTGTTTGGGGTTTTCTTGGGCGACAAACAGTTTATGATGCGCTCTTGTTGTTTGTTATTGATTGGAGATTTCAGAacgaaatttgataatttatgGTTATTTGGTACTGACGTGAGTTCCTGCAACTTCGATGACTTGGCTGTCTCCTCCTGGCGTAGTCTTTCATAGTCGGCAGCCATTTGCTGGTGAGTGAGTGTGAGTTTTTGATTGACGCTGTAAATTTAGAGGGGGACAAAGAAAGGATTAACAAAATACTGTCTTGTAAACTATGCCAACGGTCACTTACTCTTTCAACTCATTAATAGCTTCTTGTTTTTCCGAAATCTCATCTCTGAGCTCTGCGACCTGTTTAGTATGAGCCCCTCGAAGTTCATCCATTTGACCATCGAACATTGATCGAAGTTGTTCCGCCTTTTCTTTCTCTTCAGCATTGACAGCAGACACATGCTCGGCCGCTTTCAATTTAGCACACTCCTCGCGCAACGAATCAATGTTTTCTTCCAGAGTCCGTTTCTTATTTTCTGACTCCCGCATCGATTCCTACgaaacaaaatggaaattactCGACATTGAATTTAAAGCACAAAATAAATGCGGCGCACTCACCTGTAGCGATTTCATACGGGCTTCATGCTGTGAAATCAGTAGCCGGCACTCACTTAAGTCACGTTCGTATTCGGAAACCTTTTTGTTTGAATCAGTTTGATGAGATTCGAGATTATGACATCGCTGTGCCAAGTTTTTCGCTTCCGACTTCATTTTGCTGATGAACAGACGAGCAACGGTAAATTCTTCCTCCACTTTGCCAGTTGTCACGTCTGTGGCGTTGATCTTAATATCGGTATTACTGTCTGTGCTCAGAGCCTGTCCCACATCATTTAGATCGCGCAACAAATTGCTTAGCATTTCGTTGATGCGTTTCTTTTGGTGGGCCGACATATCTTTCAGCTGTTGCAATTCGGATGAGGTGGTGTTGAGTAGGGTCTCTTTCTGAATTAATTCTTCGGAAATGTTTTCCATCtctttgtttttcgtttcaatttcatgacttttttggtcataattgACGGCAAGTTCTTCAAGAGCCTGTAGCACTTCTTTGACCTCTTCCTTAGCGCTCTCGTTCTCTTGTTGGATTCGGGTCATTTCTGCTTGCAAATTTTCGTAATCTCGACGAGCGTTTGCTATCAGCTCCTCTTGATCCATGATTTGATCCTTCAACTTCTCCACGTACTGCGATTGTTGATTGATTTCCTCATCCTTTTCATCCAACTGTTGATACAAACGCTCCCGTTCGCTTTCCAAACGGGCACGTTCATCGGCACTAATCGATCCAATCATAGTTAGACTACTTGGTGTTGCTGGTACTGGTGCTGCTGCTGCTTCGACGGTACCTTCTAAGTTGGGTGTACTAGCCTCCATAATATCTTGTAGATTAGCTTGTTCTTCGACGCTAACAGTTTCACCAGCTCTCCATCTAGCCAGTTCAGCTTCCAGTTTCTCCACTTTACCCTTAAGTCGAGCACTCTTTTCTTTTTCCCTTTCGTAACGTCGTTTCCATTCCTCTGCTGTAAGCTCTTCATTGAcacaaacaacatttttcacagtCTTCGCTCTTTTACCGAAATCAAGTGTTGACTTCGTTTCCGATTCATTAAAACTAGCCGGCGAACAGCAGATCACAATCGTTGTCCTCGCATTACCACCAAGTGACTCTTGTAAGATTCTTGTCAATTTCGAGTCACGATACGGAATGTGCGATTTGTTTCCATCAGCTAACGCTGAAATGACATTACCCAAGGCCGACAACgatttgttaatatttttagCTTCATCCAGCACAGACCCTTCAGCACCAGTTTTCGACACCTTTTCCGAACCGGCCAAATCGACCAAATACAATTTGCCCGACAATTTTTTCTGGTTCTCTAGATTCTCCTGTTTCACATTAATCAGAAACACCGAATGTGAACGCGACGAATGTTCGTTCATGTTTGTGACTGCAACGTGACGATTTGATTTGCCCTCTTCGATGACCTCAAATACCTCTTCGGGACTCGATACGAACCGTTCGGTAGCCCCTTTCACGTAAGGCACACGATTTTTGTCTTCATGAACActtaaattgattttagttACGTCCAGCAAATCTCTGATTTTGTCCATATAGATCTCGTAGTATGAgacttttatatgaaattcaaGATTCACTTCCATGCTATAAATGTGGTTGAAAATATCATTGACGATGCGAGGTATTATGCCTTGTTTCGTGGGATCGCCTGGACGAAGATTGGAAGAAGgaaagaaaaaccatttttattgaCATGACTCACTACACAAGTGGTTCAGCATTGTCTTTACCTATGACACCTTCCATTGTATGTGTTTTACCCGACGATGTTTGTCCATATGCAAATATTGTACCATTGTATCCGGCGAGCACATCACTAACAATTGACTTGGCGGCTTCATTGTACACTTTTTCTTGTGATGCATTTGGTTTGAATACTTTGTCGAATAAATAAACTTTGCCCTGAAAAAGTAAAGAACGCCGGTTGAGTTCACTTGTCATGCAGCATTAATTCAAGAAATTGACTAAAAATAACTCCGCAAAAACCAAAACTCGTACAATTTATTGTGGCCCTGACTGTATGAAAATCAGTTGTGGGTCTTTTCTgctcaaaacatttttttttaattttaccggTGAAAGTCTCAACAGCTACGATAAGCCAAACCAAATAATTTTGCTTACaaaccataaaattgaaatatatttttaatggaTTAACTAAAAGGCgtttgtgtgttgtttttactTCGAATAAGATAAATAAACCTGTCGtttatttcattgttttttttttaatgttattcTTGTACTTCTTTTTGATACACCCAGCCATTATCTAGTTCGACAAACAAACGAGTAGGtttgaaacgaaattgaattaaaattaacttggcaattaattaaagaaaaacttgCAATGCCTTATCCTGGGTGATAAGAATGACGGTATTATACCCGCAATGTATAATAAATTTCCACATAAAAGTAATTATTCGTAAGTTAAACACAACGAATGCATAGACTTCTAAAATATATAGTAATGGAAATCAACTACGCTACTTCTTTTGACCCACATACAATAGGCATAAAATAGCAAAAACTGCAGTAAATCATAAACAAATCTATTATGAAGTTATCCGTTTAATTGATActgttcaatgaaaattcataaCGTGGCTTACAGTTTTGCTGTAATTTAAAACGACCCCTTGTCGTTTACAgccagggcttattattggtaaattcatttagcaaatttactgaaatttaccaaaatttatcgaaaaatattgaaaattagcaaaaatttaacgaatttgattttcggtaaatttagtaaatcttggtaaattttgacaaatttcaataaatgaatttaccaGAAACAGACCCTGCCTGTAGCAGAATTTATCGTGAAAcataaacgaaataaaatatttttgtttttggtttatATTAAAAGGAGTAAAAGTTgtgaataaaaatgtattgGTAATATGCTTGGCCGTCTGTAAATGGGAAAGAATATAACAAATGTTTTTGGTTCGGCTTCAATAAACTTCTTCTCTGTGGGTATATGGTATAAAAAGAGTATCAGAGCTAAACGGTACTATCATACGAACATATATATGATAGTTGCATCGAACTCCATGCGAATATATTCTGATTCAGTAGGAAAAGAACCATTGctcacaaaccaatttcgaaaaatttcgcTGAAATTCTTTGATTCAAGAAATGAATGGGTTTCGATTACAGAGGAGAAATAACCTCGACGAGGAGAGACCACATTTTCGGTGACGACCAATCGAACCAATCAAAACCGTTTGATTTCTAAAATCTATCTTCTTAGATCGACTTTGAACATATTCCCTTAAtctattaaaaatatattgcgCATCTTGTGTGTATCTGTATAATTTCGTAATGTGTTTGGCCCGTAAACCGTAAAGCCTTGACGTCTTATGGGGGAGACAGGGAGCGCTTGAATGTAAACAATCATTCATTTCAGAATCAAGGGATTTTATGTGACCATACACGCTCACGCCAGACAAACATTGTAATTATACGAATTATCGCAAACAAATTGAAGCGAGTATACGTTGTTGGTATAAGGACACTATAAAGTAATTACATAAGAGATGTGACGATTTGTTTGGGGTGTGAACTATTTTTGACTTTGGCATGaaatgctttcattttatcgatttGGAAAACATTCCACAAAGTTTTCAGTCAATGGTCATTTGCTTAGGTATAAATCGTATTCTCTtttagaaaatggaaaaacttgGAAATAGAAATCGGTAGCATTATGGAAATGGTATATTCAATaagtttttcttcttgttttttgtttaaaaagatATATCGCTTCGTATATTGATTGCCAGATCATGCGCATATTCCATAAACGACTacagttacaaaaaaaaaaatttatattgctGTAGCTTTCAAAACAGTAATACCTACATTGTTTAGGTATACATGAAACATGCAACCGAAGCCGAACTGAGTATAAAGTGtattgtaaaaataataattgtattAGAACTTATACTTCGAAAATACCTATTACCCAAATCGATTCGTTgcctctttttttatttcaaataattttttgccaCCGGCCATTCCTCGAAATAATTACACTTCAGCAAGAAGTCAAAGTGTATAATAGAATTTTGCAGATGAGCTTAATAGATTATAGTGagatttgtttataaaaaaaacacattctcAACACGTTCCTTTGTGAGGTGTTGTACGAAGGAAGGAGAAAGAGAGAGGGAcggatataaaaaaaaacttttcgctTCATtataaattaacataaaaaaaagaatgttcatATGAAGGCATTAAAACCGAAAGAAGTACGATCGCGATGATAAATTAcatcaattaaattgaaggaataattaatcattaaaaaaaacagttgTCGTAATAATCGTTATATATACTCGTGCGTTGTATGTATAATAAACTCTTATGAAATAATTAGATTTATTGACACAATTAACCAAAAATACAATGTCCATTAATGAGCAACAGGACGAACAGGCTGTAGAGAAAAATCTATTTCATCTGAATCCTTCATGTTTCCACGAAACATTTCCTTTCAGCGACAATCATTTACTaacattttttacgatttgCATATTACCTAACACAGTTCGCGAAACTAATATTTGTTTTCACATATCATTTGCATTGTAATTGATTGCAGGTTATTGCAACAGATAGATCGATATAGAAACTAGCGTAGCATTTagaccaaaaaaaagaagataatTTTGCTTGATCAATTAttcataaacataaacatCGCTGTTCGTTCGCTCATTACGCTCATTTGGATTacgtttcaatattttgaatcAATTACGCTAAATcgatttgtaattttcttaatgatgATCCTTAATTTAACATTATACGTCACCGCGTACTTATGATGTTGTGAGGTATCCCAGGTATCATTGAATTGAGTATATGAAAATGGAGCATGtacataaaaatgcaaaaacaaTTCCCATAAATGCAAATTGCACATTTTGTCCCGAGGCTGTCCCTATCCCAGAAGTCGTACAACGGTCTCCCAAGGTGATGATAACCGTTGCGACTTTCGGTAGCTTTACGGTGCTCTAATGAATTGAATCATTCGGATGACATTGATCAACCGAAAACGACACTAAGGTACTTAATTATAACAACAAAAGCTTTTGAGGAAGGAAAAAACCGTCATCACTGCATCGAACCCCTTAACTACGGATGAATGCTTAATAAAAAGTCAACATGTTCATATTGTCCACGATGCGTTTGAATGTTCCAAAATTAGATGTACTACGCATAgatttttccattgaaaattcaaagttttttcaatggaaatttattttctcgaAACGTCGGTGAATCGAAAATACTATGGTGACTCTCTGTCAACTAATTTCCTTTGGAGAAGTGATAATTTTTCGCATCGTTAGAATGGAAAGCATACAAGAAAGAATGCATCGTGTCATGCGAGAGTATCTATAACTTTTACGAATCAAATCTCTTTTCCTTTTGATTAAAACCAAGTTCTAAAGGCACTGGATGGTGTGTGGTCTCATGCAGGGACGTGTTATCAAacaattataataaaatacaGAAATTTACCTACACCAACTCTTACACAATACCTTTTAGTTCCTTGACATCTAAGTCACCGTATCGAATAACAGTCAATAAAAATGAGTTTGATAGTTCAACGTTTTTTAGTCGAATTTGTTCAACGAATTCAATCTGAATTTACGGATTAGCGTGTCATTTGGTTCATTCAAGTCATATTTCTACGAAAAGGgcaatttgaaaatgtcaacttgaactTTTACACtaaattttcgacaaaaaaaattgatatacATAAGTATAGCTATAACATATAGCGATGAGTCACCCTGTCTGCGCAcaccaatacaaaaaaaatgaaaaaaaaaactcccgaaactctaaaaaaaatttgttgtcgTCATTTTCTCTAGGTTTACTTCTGTGGTAATCTTATCAATTAAACTTCTCACATTATCCGTTGACACTTACCGCTattgaaatgcaattttcctCCTGATTGTTGGGaaatttaacaataaatttcgaGCCAGCCTTCTCCTCACTGTCATTGAGTGGCCGAAAACGACACACCACCTTTATACTGTCCTCGGCTGGAATTTCACGCTCGGCAGACATTTTATTCGATTATTGCACTATTTTCTGCCaatatttcacacaaaattctTAACACACAAATAGGCAATCACAATTTTGACCATGAATACAgaactgaagaaaatttgttagtTTTTCCTCACACACGGTCTGTTCGCACAACTACAAATCACAAGTAGTAGCCATCTTTTGACATCGACCCAATATTGTGTCGTTGATTTTCGGATACTACTCGGGACAGCCGTCTTTTAAAAGATCATATCATAATACAATATTCCACGCCAGCACTTTTTGTCAGCAATTTTTCGGTGGTAAATTTGAGTTCCGTCCTGAATGTGACAACGCGATGATTAGTTATCCATGTATCtgcacccaaaaaaaaattctacgtTTCAATCGcccaaaaacatttaaaacgtaCAGTTAATGTCAGTCAGGTAATgacgttttgatttttttttttaaatagatgCAGCTTAATTGATGATTCGTAATGATGATACAATCATATCACATCATCTGCTTTTATGGTTTTTGATGagaaaacaagcaaaaaaaaaagtttgcacTGGATTTGATCTCGGCACCTCTTACTTGCCAGGCTCAGACGTACTAGCTGAACTAACGGGCTGCTGAGAAGAGTGAATGTAATTTCGAACAGCTTATAATGTACGCTTGAAAAGCAAAGTGAACCATTGATTGGGCCAGTAACATGGTTgtgtttttttagtttcagtttctaattatcaaaatgtttgtagatttttttaaattttattaaagttttattCTGCAATTGCATTTTTCCCAACTAATCAAACATATAATTACCGATCGAGGTCGGCCAAATCTATAAAAAAGAACGTTTATATTGATAACTGACATGACACTATGAACCGTTTTGGCAGTCTTCCGCCAGCAAATAGTTTTTACTTAACAAATCTAAGCATTGGCATATACAGTGTCACCTGATAATGCTGTGGGCTACTCATATGTTATCGCCAACAAACTACACCAGTAAATGATAAGCTCTTTCTAATGCTGTCTTATATAGAAAAACTTATGTCaagacaaatgaagtaaaagagttTGCATCATCAATCATCATCTTGAAAATACTTCAattaaaagaagtaatagatttgataactatatgcttgccgtctgcgGCAGAACGTAAAGTTGTATGTTTACAAGAAGAATATTGTATGATATAGGTTCAAGGACTGTGTAGCTGTAGTCTAATTATTCGCTCACGGAAACGATGTCTTTTTGATAGCGCATTTTTTTCAAGTTTGTGCTGAAATTAAGTGTGCTGAATATCAAACTGTCATTGCATATTGCATGTGTGTATTATCTGTATACATCATATACACACATATTAACTGTCAATTGCTGTCGTGACGCCATTTTCgcgtcattttatatttattccaTCTTTTTACACAATTTTATCATCAATTTAGACGAAAGcgtgaattttaaatttaacagaGGACAATGTCGCAACGTTTTCCGCCTGCTGCCGGTGCATCTGGGCCAGGAACGCCGCAACGATACCAGTCGCCTCAACCGCGTCCGTATTCATCGGGTCCGTCCGGTGGACCTCCTTTTCCAGTGAGTTGACcggatttttttgtcgtaCTTGGAATTTAGTTTCGCTAAATTATAATCCTAATCATTTGATAAAGCAGCAACAGCGTGGCTTTACGCCGCCACCAATGGGATCGGGACCTCGTCCAACTGATGGCCCACCGGGAATGCATCAGCGTCCACAACCACCGTTCGGTAACATGCGTGGCAATTCAATGCCGAGTACACCATCGGGAAAGCGTCCACAAGATTCTCGGGGATCGATCAGTTCTGTGCCGCCGAAAAGGTTTGCTAACAATTTTCATCTGAAATATACGTTGACCACACCAATTCAACGAACTGTTTCTTTCAGCGAATACTCGgcgaagaaaaagaagaaattggCAGACAAAATTTTGCCACAGAAAGTGCGTGATTTAGTGCCAGAATCTCAGGCATATATGGACCTCTTGGCCTTTGAACGGAAACTGGACGCAACGATTATGCGAAAACGTTTAGACATTCAAGAAGCCTTGAAGCGACCAATGAAACAGAAACGTAAATTGCGTATTTTCATCTCAAACACTTTCTATCCGAGCAAGGAGCCGGCAGAAGGAACTGATGCAGCAGCAGAAGGTACTGTTGCTTCCTGGGAGTTGCGTGTCGAAGGGCGTTTACTCGAAGATACTAAAAGTgatccaaacaaaatcaagAGGAAGTTCTCCAGTTTCTTCAAATCGCTGGTCATTGAATTGGATAAGGACTTGTATGGCCCGGACAATCATTTAGTCGAATGGCATCGTACACATACTACGCAAGAAACGGATGGATTTCAGGTGAAACGACCTGGCGACCGCAACGTTCGTTGTACGATATTGTTATTGCTAGACTATCAGCCGCTGCAATTCAAATTGGATCCTCGTTTAGCTAGGCTGCTCGGCGTGCATACGCAAACCAGACCGGTAATCATTTCAGCGTTGTGGCAATACATAAAAACGCATAAATTACAAGACGCACACGAACGGGAGTACATCAATTGCGACAAATATTTGGAGCAGATATTCGGTTGTcctcgaatgaaatttgcagaaattccACAGCGCTTAAATCCTCTGCTGCATCCACCGGATCCAATCGTTATCAATCACATAATTTCGGTGGAAGGTGGTGCCGAGAGTAAGCAAACGGCTTGTTATGACATTGATGTCGAGGTGGATGATACGCTGAAGAATCAAATGAACAATTTCCTGTTGAGCACTGCTAGTCAACAGGAGATCCAAGGTTTGGACTCGAAAATCCACGAAACGGTCGATACTATCAATCAGTTGAAAACGAACCGGGAATTCTTTTTGAGTTTTGCCAAGGAACCACAAACATTCATTCATCGGTGGATTGTCAGCCAGACCAGGGATTTGAAGGtagaaatgacgaaaaaaaaatcgagttgGGACTTCCGTGACGAtatatggaatttttttattttcagacaATGACGGATGTGGTCGGGAATCCGGAGGAAGAACGTCGAGCCGAATTCTACTATCAGCCATGGACACAGGAAGCCGTTTCGCGATATTTCTTTACGAAAGTCAACCAAAAACGAGCTGAATTAGAGCAAGCTCTGGGTATACGAAACTCTTAATCCTTCTTTTCTGGGTTGTTGTGCATAGAACCATaagttgaaattaattttacaataaaatgatcttcgaattcatttttggTTTTACAACTCTAACACGACGTAGATTTGAAGTATGGCTActgtgaacagtttcagtgGAACATGAAAGTTGAACTTGAAGTACCACGTAGTGTTACTAGATCTCCCCTTGGACCTCTTCAAGCTATTGATGTCAGCGCTGAACAGCAATATAGTGCATCTGATGTTCGGGTTCACCTGAACAAGAATTTAAGTTTTCAGGTTCGACCTGATTCTGAGATGATTCAACCCAAACCTGACTCCCAcctgaattttaaatttcgtgtTCAGCCCAAATCTAACTCGaacttgaattttttatttctggtTTGATCTGGACCCGAAATTTTCAGGTATATCAGAATCCGGTTCGGGTTACCCGAAATTGTTGGTGTAGAAATTTCggtttaaaataaatgagaaaaatttcgggttaccgGAACCGGATTCTGATCTACCTGAAAATTTCGGGTTCTGTAGTATGTGTCTACAGAATTAATCAGCTGAATTAGGAAATAGGTGATATAATTAGAGAATTTTAACTAGGTACCATAGGTACCAAAAAGCCACatacaaacttttttcttcatcatctCCAGGTGGCCCATAGGTACCAAAAAACCACatacaaacttttttcttcatcatttCCAGgtggcgaaaaatcaaaatttgaaaattttcgagtagCCGATTTTTTCCCATTCTAAAAACTACCACGACCAggttgtacattttttcaacCTTAAAACGGCATTTTATCTTTCTTTGAGGTCCACTCtaacatataaaaaagaaaaaaattgaaaaagtttgctgGCCGAGTTATTGTGAGTCATCAAGTTTCGCCGAAGTCCGATTTTCCACAATGTtcaatatgaagaaaaaacgttttttttggcCGAATTATTTATAAACTTGTCTTGCGATAGCTCATTGGAAAGGTATTTCCATAGCGGAAGCAGAAATAGAAACATTAccggaaataaatttaaattattttgagttATACCTGTAACAAAGCCTAAAAACAGGCTAAATTTATTGCTGTCTATGATAATGTATGTACAGCATTGCACAGTATCAGATGCTAATGTCAGCTCTTTGCGCAGCGACAATCATGCTTCGGTTAAATATTCACCCCAAAATGCCGACAGGGCATAGTCTGGTCGGAAGAATTCAGAAGCATTAAAAAGCATTGACGACAGCATTGACTTTGTGCCGAGCATTTCGTCAGACCTGGCTCTATGAAAACATTAGTAGTAGTAGGAAAACGAGCTCAATGGATGCTTAGGGATTGGGTCCGTTCCAGCACAACATATCCAGTTAAATATTTACCAAATGTCTCATGTCGCATTCAATTACTGACAAATTGATGTGATGATGTGAACAGTTTTTAAGATCTTGGAAGAAGTTGAAATATTCTCCTAGTCGTAAATGTTATGTAGACATCGTCTTTCATTTATCAATGAcaatacaaataaaacaacTTCGGCTTAGACAGAGTCGAAAATTAtgcaatttattcaaattcttacttagaataatgttaaaaatccaaaatcaagaattcatttcgaaaatgttggTTTCGATATTTTATGCTACGatgtttttattgtaatttaaaaaataattaatttcgaatTGTAAATAACTTTACCTTTAGCTCCAATTAAGGAATACCGATGCTAAAGTTGCAGACGGAGGTTTATTAATTGTATTTTAAGCTACCTCACGTaaattcatttcgaaaattcaacACAA contains the following coding sequences:
- the LOC119068564 gene encoding kinesin heavy chain, whose protein sequence is MSAEREIPAEDSIKVVCRFRPLNDSEEKAGSKFIVKFPNNQEENCISIAGKVYLFDKVFKPNASQEKVYNEAAKSIVSDVLAGYNGTIFAYGQTSSGKTHTMEGVIGDPTKQGIIPRIVNDIFNHIYSMEVNLEFHIKVSYYEIYMDKIRDLLDVTKINLSVHEDKNRVPYVKGATERFVSSPEEVFEVIEEGKSNRHVAVTNMNEHSSRSHSVFLINVKQENLENQKKLSGKLYLVDLAGSEKVSKTGAEGSVLDEAKNINKSLSALGNVISALADGNKSHIPYRDSKLTRILQESLGGNARTTIVICCSPASFNESETKSTLDFGKRAKTVKNVVCVNEELTAEEWKRRYEREKEKSARLKGKVEKLEAELARWRAGETVSVEEQANLQDIMEASTPNLEGTVEAAAAPVPATPSSLTMIGSISADERARLESERERLYQQLDEKDEEINQQSQYVEKLKDQIMDQEELIANARRDYENLQAEMTRIQQENESAKEEVKEVLQALEELAVNYDQKSHEIETKNKEMENISEELIQKETLLNTTSSELQQLKDMSAHQKKRINEMLSNLLRDLNDVGQALSTDSNTDIKINATDVTTGKVEEEFTVARLFISKMKSEAKNLAQRCHNLESHQTDSNKKVSEYERDLSECRLLISQHEARMKSLQESMRESENKKRTLEENIDSLREECAKLKAAEHVSAVNAEEKEKAEQLRSMFDGQMDELRGAHTKQVAELRDEISEKQEAINELKDVNQKLTLTHQQMAADYERLRQEETAKSSKLQELTQLNENREQARKDLKGLEDTVAKELQTLHNLRKLFVQDLQARIKKSINSEEAEDDGGSLAQKQKISFLENNLEQLTKVHKQLVRDNADLRCELPKLEKRLRTTMDRVKALETALKEAKEGAMRDRKRYQYEVDRIKEAVRQKNLARRGPQPQIAKPIRAGQGHIASGIRGGGGVPLTPKPRESES
- the LOC119068574 gene encoding brahma-associated protein of 60 kDa isoform X2, which gives rise to MSQRFPPAAGASGPGTPQRYQSPQPRPYSSGPSGGPPFPQQRGFTPPPMGSGPRPTDGPPGMHQRPQPPFGNMRGNSMPSTPSGKRPQDSRGSISSVPPKSEYSAKKKKKLADKILPQKVRDLVPESQAYMDLLAFERKLDATIMRKRLDIQEALKRPMKQKRKLRIFISNTFYPSKEPAEGTDAAAEGTVASWELRVEGRLLEDTKSDPNKIKRKFSSFFKSLVIELDKDLYGPDNHLVEWHRTHTTQETDGFQVKRPGDRNVRCTILLLLDYQPLQFKLDPRLARLLGVHTQTRPVIISALWQYIKTHKLQDAHEREYINCDKYLEQIFGCPRMKFAEIPQRLNPLLHPPDPIVINHIISVEGGAESKQTACYDIDVEVDDTLKNQMNNFLLSTASQQEIQGLDSKIHETVDTINQLKTNREFFLSFAKEPQTFIHRWIVSQTRDLKTMTDVVGNPEEERRAEFYYQPWTQEAVSRYFFTKVNQKRAELEQALGIRNS
- the LOC119068574 gene encoding brahma-associated protein of 60 kDa isoform X1, encoding MSQRFPPAAGASGPGTPQRYQSPQPRPYSSGPSGGPPFPQQQRGFTPPPMGSGPRPTDGPPGMHQRPQPPFGNMRGNSMPSTPSGKRPQDSRGSISSVPPKSEYSAKKKKKLADKILPQKVRDLVPESQAYMDLLAFERKLDATIMRKRLDIQEALKRPMKQKRKLRIFISNTFYPSKEPAEGTDAAAEGTVASWELRVEGRLLEDTKSDPNKIKRKFSSFFKSLVIELDKDLYGPDNHLVEWHRTHTTQETDGFQVKRPGDRNVRCTILLLLDYQPLQFKLDPRLARLLGVHTQTRPVIISALWQYIKTHKLQDAHEREYINCDKYLEQIFGCPRMKFAEIPQRLNPLLHPPDPIVINHIISVEGGAESKQTACYDIDVEVDDTLKNQMNNFLLSTASQQEIQGLDSKIHETVDTINQLKTNREFFLSFAKEPQTFIHRWIVSQTRDLKTMTDVVGNPEEERRAEFYYQPWTQEAVSRYFFTKVNQKRAELEQALGIRNS